A region from the Leptolyngbya iicbica LK genome encodes:
- a CDS encoding DUF3122 domain-containing protein → MPTAQASVHVYRERPGQVTVRSRLSLRDLSDRAWQVIAFKRTQGTALQGYYLRLVGFPGAVEVDQQHPATVTAPTGQSRQLPWIVDPQAKTLPPNVGQFDLAPLLTELDQALPLEVQVPLLGMEPAEMAIAPFIVEEWLQVKRSDESPAPMGASSGE, encoded by the coding sequence ATGCCGACAGCGCAAGCCAGCGTTCACGTCTATCGCGAACGGCCCGGGCAGGTCACAGTGCGATCGCGCCTGAGTCTTAGAGATTTAAGCGATCGGGCCTGGCAAGTCATCGCCTTTAAACGCACTCAGGGAACTGCCCTGCAAGGCTACTATTTACGGCTGGTGGGTTTTCCGGGCGCGGTAGAAGTGGATCAGCAGCACCCTGCCACGGTGACCGCGCCTACGGGGCAAAGTCGCCAACTGCCGTGGATTGTCGATCCTCAAGCGAAGACCCTGCCGCCCAATGTCGGCCAGTTTGACCTCGCGCCGCTGCTCACGGAGCTCGATCAAGCCCTGCCGCTAGAGGTGCAGGTGCCTTTGCTGGGAATGGAGCCGGCTGAGATGGCGATCGCCCCCTTCATCGTTGAAGAATGGCTGCAAGTGAAACGCAGTGACGAATCACCAGCGCCAATGGGAGCGTCCTCGGGAGAATAG
- the tsaE gene encoding tRNA (adenosine(37)-N6)-threonylcarbamoyltransferase complex ATPase subunit type 1 TsaE, whose product MSKTLLLPDDRATFALGQWLGVRLEAGTVVLLTGDLGAGKTTLTKGLGQGLAIPDEIDSPTFTLINEYDRGRLPLYHVDLYRLEGAESDRLFLESYWEGIEYPPGIVAIEWAERLRYLPPEPLNIALSHHPAAGREVTLTPSNAAQTYLLEALTTDALLADEI is encoded by the coding sequence ATGTCCAAGACGCTTTTGCTACCTGACGATCGCGCCACCTTTGCCCTGGGACAATGGCTAGGGGTGCGACTAGAGGCCGGGACGGTGGTGTTGCTGACCGGGGATCTCGGGGCAGGCAAAACAACACTGACGAAAGGATTGGGGCAGGGCCTCGCTATTCCCGACGAAATTGATAGCCCAACCTTTACGCTGATCAATGAATATGACCGGGGACGCCTGCCGCTCTATCACGTCGATCTGTATCGGCTGGAAGGGGCCGAGAGCGATCGCCTATTTTTAGAAAGTTACTGGGAGGGGATAGAATACCCGCCGGGGATAGTGGCGATCGAGTGGGCGGAGCGGCTGCGCTATTTGCCGCCAGAGCCCTTAAACATTGCCCTCTCCCATCATCCGGCGGCGGGACGCGAAGTCACACTGACGCCCAGTAATGCCGCCCAAACTTACTTACTAGAGGCCCTCACCACCGATGCGCTATTGGCTGATGAAATCTGA
- a CDS encoding EVE domain-containing protein, with protein sequence MKSEPDVYSIADLANDPTEIWDGVRNYQARNFLREMQVDDLAFFYHSNTKPPGIVGLMKIIEADIVDPTQFDESSKYYDPKSQPEEPRWRTVKVGYVETFAEQITLDTLKATFSPEELLVVKRGNRLSVMPVDEAVAEKLLEMGRSA encoded by the coding sequence ATGAAATCTGAACCCGATGTGTACAGCATCGCTGATTTAGCAAACGACCCCACGGAGATTTGGGACGGGGTGCGCAACTATCAGGCGCGGAACTTTTTGCGGGAAATGCAGGTGGATGACCTGGCGTTTTTCTACCATTCCAATACCAAGCCACCGGGCATTGTCGGCCTGATGAAAATTATTGAGGCGGATATCGTTGACCCCACTCAGTTCGACGAGTCGAGCAAATATTACGACCCCAAATCGCAGCCCGAGGAACCCCGCTGGCGCACCGTCAAAGTCGGCTATGTGGAAACCTTTGCCGAGCAAATCACCCTCGACACGCTGAAGGCGACCTTCTCACCAGAAGAGTTGCTGGTGGTGAAGCGGGGTAATCGCCTCTCGGTGATGCCCGTCGATGAGGCTGTAGCCGAAAAGTTGCTCGAAATGGGGCGATCGGCTTAG
- a CDS encoding CPBP family glutamic-type intramembrane protease yields MNRQFKLFALLWLLGMTGEVALLWADLPLPPGPLPLPLSTIKALMLLQGMVLLTIAVVLGVVLAPRVQLAAPWLEAIAQGMPLSQRALKPPLVWGAIGGLVSASLALLWLAGWQPALPPEFLTAAKTYQLPLFARILRGGMSEEILMRWGLMTLVVWLPWRIAQRQRDLPLHPGYYIAALSLTAVIFGVLHLPLAFLLSPTVTISLVVYIIGANAIVGAIAGYLYWQWGLEAAIIAHALFHVFVAMVEGWGWL; encoded by the coding sequence ATGAATCGCCAATTCAAGCTTTTCGCCTTGTTATGGTTGCTCGGCATGACCGGAGAAGTCGCCCTCCTGTGGGCCGATTTGCCGCTACCGCCTGGTCCCTTACCGTTGCCGTTGTCTACGATCAAAGCCTTGATGTTGCTGCAAGGGATGGTGCTGCTGACGATCGCAGTTGTCCTGGGGGTGGTGTTGGCTCCCAGGGTGCAGCTTGCAGCCCCCTGGTTAGAGGCGATCGCCCAGGGGATGCCGCTCTCTCAAAGAGCCCTCAAACCGCCACTTGTTTGGGGGGCGATCGGGGGCCTGGTCAGTGCAAGCCTGGCTCTGCTCTGGTTGGCCGGGTGGCAACCCGCCCTGCCGCCGGAGTTTCTGACGGCAGCGAAGACTTATCAGCTGCCGCTCTTTGCCCGCATTTTGCGCGGCGGCATGAGTGAAGAGATTTTGATGCGGTGGGGACTCATGACGCTGGTTGTGTGGCTGCCCTGGCGGATCGCGCAAAGACAGCGCGACCTGCCACTGCATCCAGGCTATTACATCGCTGCCCTCAGCCTGACTGCCGTCATCTTTGGGGTGCTACATTTGCCCCTGGCATTTTTGCTCAGCCCAACCGTCACGATCTCGCTCGTGGTGTACATCATCGGGGCGAATGCGATTGTCGGGGCGATCGCGGGTTACCTCTATTGGCAATGGGGCCTCGAAGCCGCCATTATCGCCCATGCCCTCTTTCACGTTTTTGTCGCTATGGTTGAAGGCTGGGGATGGCTGTGA
- the speG gene encoding spermidine N1-acetyltransferase produces MMANVRLRALEKEDLRFIHHLNNNRSIMAYWFEEPYESFDELEDLYDKHIHDNAERRFIAVNAENVPIGLVELVEIDYIHRSTEFQVIITPEHQGQGYARKLIKLALDYAFTILNLNKVYLVVAEDNEKAIHLYKASGFIEEGHLIEEFFINGKYCDAIRMYILQRQYLELSRRQSSAT; encoded by the coding sequence ATGATGGCAAATGTGAGACTGAGGGCTCTGGAAAAGGAAGATCTACGCTTTATTCATCACCTAAATAATAACCGCAGCATCATGGCATATTGGTTTGAAGAACCGTATGAATCTTTTGATGAGCTTGAAGATCTCTACGACAAACACATCCATGACAATGCCGAGAGACGATTTATTGCGGTTAATGCCGAAAACGTGCCAATCGGTTTGGTCGAGCTGGTTGAAATTGACTATATCCATAGAAGTACAGAGTTTCAGGTCATTATTACCCCTGAGCATCAAGGGCAAGGATATGCCAGAAAACTCATCAAATTAGCGTTAGATTATGCCTTCACAATTCTGAACTTGAATAAAGTCTATTTGGTCGTTGCCGAAGACAATGAGAAAGCGATTCATCTCTATAAAGCCTCAGGATTTATTGAAGAAGGACACTTGATAGAAGAGTTTTTTATTAACGGCAAATACTGCGATGCCATCCGGATGTATATCTTGCAACGTCAGTATCTCGAATTATCACGTCGGCAGAGTAGCGCCACTTAG
- the xth gene encoding exodeoxyribonuclease III has translation MKIATWNVNSVRSRLTHVTDWLAEHPVDVLCLQETKVVDQDFPHEAIKAVGYQAEISGQKSYNGVALLSQQPLQDVSRGFTPIVGAAAVGDLDDQKRVITGMLDGVRIVNLYVPNGSSIGSEKYEYKMRWLTLLKTYLEKLLADHDALLVCGDFNIALEDRDIHDPEGKETHIMSSPKEREMLTEVLSVGLKDAFRKFTDEGGHFSWWDYRAASFRRNRGWRIDHHYLSPKLYDRAQSCVIDVEPRRREKPSDHTPVIVEI, from the coding sequence ATGAAAATCGCTACCTGGAACGTCAATTCCGTCCGCAGCCGCCTCACCCACGTGACCGATTGGTTAGCCGAACATCCCGTCGATGTGTTGTGCCTGCAAGAAACCAAAGTCGTGGATCAAGACTTTCCCCATGAGGCGATTAAAGCGGTCGGTTATCAAGCTGAGATCAGCGGCCAAAAGTCCTACAACGGTGTTGCTCTGTTGAGCCAACAGCCTTTGCAAGACGTCAGCAGGGGCTTTACCCCCATCGTCGGTGCGGCGGCGGTCGGCGACCTGGATGACCAGAAGCGAGTGATCACAGGCATGCTCGATGGCGTGCGGATTGTGAATTTGTACGTTCCCAATGGTTCCTCCATCGGCAGTGAAAAATACGAGTACAAGATGCGCTGGCTCACGCTGCTCAAAACCTACCTGGAAAAGTTGCTCGCCGATCACGATGCGTTACTCGTCTGTGGCGACTTCAACATTGCCCTCGAAGACCGCGACATCCATGATCCCGAGGGCAAAGAGACCCACATTATGTCGTCGCCCAAAGAGCGGGAGATGCTGACGGAGGTGCTGTCGGTGGGGCTCAAAGATGCCTTTCGCAAGTTCACCGACGAAGGCGGACACTTTAGCTGGTGGGACTATCGGGCGGCCTCCTTCCGGCGCAATCGGGGCTGGCGCATCGACCATCACTACCTGTCGCCCAAGCTGTACGATCGCGCCCAAAGCTGCGTGATTGATGTGGAACCCCGCCGCCGCGAAAAGCCCAGCGACCATACCCCCGTGATTGTTGAAATTTAG
- the menB gene encoding 1,4-dihydroxy-2-naphthoyl-CoA synthase, translated as MDIQWQAAKTYEDILYHKAEGIAKITINRPHKRNAFRPKTVVEMYDAFADAREDTAIGVVLLTGAGPHTDGKYAFCAGGDQSVRGQAGYIDEGGMPRLNVLDLQRLIRSMPKVVIALVAGYAIGGGHVLHVLCDLTIAADNAIFGQTGPKVGSFDGGFGASYLARIVGQKKAREIWYLCRQYSAPEALEMGLVNTVVPIDRLEAEGVQWAQEILAKSPIAIRCLKAAFNADCDGQAGLQELAGNATLLYYMTEEGSEGKQAFLEKRSPDFRDYPWLP; from the coding sequence ATGGATATTCAGTGGCAAGCTGCCAAAACCTACGAAGACATTCTTTATCACAAGGCCGAGGGCATCGCGAAGATCACGATCAATCGCCCCCACAAACGTAACGCCTTTCGCCCCAAGACCGTGGTCGAAATGTATGACGCCTTTGCCGATGCCCGCGAAGACACCGCCATTGGCGTGGTGTTGCTCACCGGCGCCGGACCGCACACCGACGGCAAATATGCCTTTTGTGCCGGTGGGGATCAGAGTGTGCGGGGGCAGGCAGGCTACATCGACGAAGGGGGTATGCCGCGTCTCAATGTCTTAGATTTGCAGCGCCTGATTCGCTCGATGCCGAAGGTGGTCATTGCCCTGGTGGCAGGCTATGCGATCGGGGGCGGTCACGTTTTACACGTGTTGTGTGATCTGACGATCGCTGCCGACAACGCCATTTTTGGTCAGACTGGTCCCAAAGTGGGCAGCTTTGACGGCGGCTTTGGCGCTAGCTATCTCGCTCGCATCGTCGGCCAAAAAAAAGCTCGGGAAATTTGGTATCTGTGTCGCCAATATTCGGCCCCGGAGGCACTTGAAATGGGCTTAGTTAATACCGTGGTGCCGATTGATCGCTTAGAGGCCGAAGGGGTGCAATGGGCACAAGAAATCTTGGCAAAAAGTCCTATTGCAATTCGCTGTCTTAAAGCCGCATTTAACGCCGACTGTGATGGCCAAGCCGGCCTGCAAGAACTCGCTGGCAATGCCACCCTGCTGTACTACATGACTGAAGAAGGTAGTGAGGGCAAACAAGCCTTTTTAGAAAAGCGATCGCCCGATTTTCGAGACTATCCCTGGCTTCCCTAA